Proteins found in one Serratia plymuthica genomic segment:
- a CDS encoding ABC transporter substrate-binding protein gives MKSLKTLIAVGCLLAAGSSLAAENTLRFGLEALYPPFESKSASGKLEGFDIDLGNAVCAAAQLKCSWVETSFDSLIPALKARKFDAINSAMNVTEQRRQAIDFTDSIYQVPNRLIAKADSGLLPDAKSLAGKHVGVLQGSIQETYAKSHWAPQGVDVVSYQDQNQAYLDLTAGRLDATLVMAPSGQSGFLAHPDGKGFAFVGDAVSDDKILGEGIAFGLRKGDDALKKKLNDAIVKVKQQGTVTALAKKYFGDIDVTVK, from the coding sequence ATGAAATCACTGAAAACGCTGATCGCTGTGGGCTGCCTGCTGGCCGCCGGTTCTTCTCTGGCGGCGGAAAATACGCTGCGCTTCGGCCTGGAAGCGCTGTATCCGCCGTTCGAATCCAAATCCGCCAGCGGCAAGCTGGAAGGCTTCGATATCGATCTGGGCAACGCGGTCTGCGCCGCCGCCCAGTTGAAATGCAGCTGGGTCGAGACCTCGTTCGACAGCCTGATTCCGGCGCTGAAGGCGCGCAAGTTTGACGCCATCAACTCGGCGATGAACGTCACCGAACAGCGCCGCCAGGCGATTGACTTCACCGACTCCATCTATCAGGTGCCGAACCGCCTGATCGCCAAAGCCGACAGCGGCCTGCTGCCGGACGCCAAGTCGCTGGCGGGCAAACACGTCGGCGTGCTGCAAGGCTCGATTCAGGAAACCTACGCCAAGAGCCACTGGGCGCCTCAGGGCGTCGACGTCGTCTCCTATCAGGATCAAAACCAGGCGTACCTTGATCTGACCGCCGGCCGTCTCGACGCCACCTTGGTGATGGCGCCGTCAGGGCAAAGCGGCTTCCTGGCGCACCCGGACGGCAAGGGCTTCGCCTTCGTCGGCGATGCGGTCAGCGATGACAAGATCCTCGGTGAAGGCATTGCCTTCGGCCTGCGCAAAGGGGATGACGCGTTGAAGAAAAAGCTCAACGACGCGATCGTGAAAGTGAAGCAGCAAGGCACCGTGACCGCGCTGGCGAAGAAGTATTTTGGCGATATCGACGTGACGGTGAAATAA
- a CDS encoding pyridoxal phosphate-dependent aminotransferase: MQSACSQRSKLPDVGTTIFTVIGQLSAEHQALNLSQGAPNFACQPQLVDAVAQAMRAGHNQYAPMSGVAALRAALADKVERLYGARYDADEEITVIASASEGLYSAISALVHPGDEVIYFEPAFDSYAPIVRLQGATPVAIKLSLQDLHIDWDEVAAAITGKTRMIIVNSPHNPTGSVFGEHDIERLTALTRNTDIVILSDEVYEHVVFDGDIHHSMARHPQLAERSVIVSSFGKTYHVTGWRVGYCMAPAALMDEIRKVHQFMVFSADTPMQYAFAEALGNPQSYLGLADFYQQKRDLLAGALQDSRFELLPSRGSFFMLARFSGFSSESDNDFAVRLIREAKVATIPLSAFYSDGTNTGIIRLSFSKDNETLLEGARRLCQV, from the coding sequence ATGCAGAGCGCCTGCTCACAACGCTCGAAGTTGCCGGATGTCGGCACCACCATTTTCACCGTAATCGGCCAGCTCAGCGCTGAACATCAGGCACTGAACCTGTCGCAGGGCGCACCGAACTTCGCCTGCCAACCGCAACTGGTCGACGCGGTGGCGCAAGCCATGCGCGCAGGTCATAACCAGTACGCGCCGATGAGTGGCGTGGCCGCATTACGCGCTGCGCTGGCAGATAAAGTTGAACGATTGTATGGCGCACGTTATGACGCCGACGAAGAAATCACGGTCATCGCCAGTGCCAGCGAAGGATTGTATTCCGCCATCAGCGCGCTGGTGCACCCGGGCGACGAGGTGATTTATTTCGAACCGGCGTTCGACAGCTACGCGCCGATTGTCCGCCTGCAAGGCGCCACGCCGGTAGCCATCAAGCTGTCGCTGCAGGACTTGCACATTGACTGGGACGAGGTCGCCGCCGCCATCACCGGCAAAACGCGGATGATCATCGTCAACAGCCCGCACAACCCGACCGGCAGCGTGTTCGGCGAGCATGACATTGAGCGCCTGACCGCCCTGACGCGCAATACCGATATCGTTATCCTGTCCGACGAGGTTTACGAACACGTGGTCTTCGACGGCGATATTCACCACAGCATGGCGCGCCACCCGCAATTGGCCGAACGCAGCGTGATTGTGTCGTCGTTTGGCAAAACCTATCACGTTACCGGCTGGCGCGTCGGTTACTGCATGGCGCCGGCGGCGCTGATGGATGAGATCCGCAAGGTGCACCAGTTTATGGTGTTCTCCGCCGATACGCCGATGCAATATGCCTTCGCCGAAGCGCTGGGCAATCCGCAAAGCTATCTGGGGCTGGCGGATTTCTATCAACAGAAACGCGATTTGCTGGCCGGCGCTTTGCAAGATTCGCGCTTTGAATTATTACCCAGCCGTGGCAGTTTCTTTATGTTGGCCCGCTTTAGCGGTTTCAGCAGCGAAAGCGACAACGATTTTGCGGTGCGTTTAATCCGTGAAGCGAAAGTCGCGACTATCCCGCTGTCGGCGTTTTACAGCGACGGCACCAACACCGGCATCATCCGGCTGAGTTTTTCAAAAGATAACGAAACCCTGCTGGAAGGCGCACGCCGTCTGTGTCAGGTGTAA
- a CDS encoding LysR substrate-binding domain-containing protein produces MQTSLPSLDVLKTFVVVAQRLNFTHAAQILHLTQGAVSRQILGLEQHLGYPLFSRRARGLTLTPQGAMLLAPVQQALGQLGEALTRIGAQPGTLRIKCPTCAMRWVLPRIIRLQNERPEMHIELTASVSHGLDFSAEHFDAAVVFGQPQGKKLAVHHLFDEILTPVCTPSYLPDLARPPTPADLAEKTLLHPTRDRRDWLLWLKAAGLETLPSGKAQHFDTLDLAMSAALQGFGIAIGDLCLLEEDIQAQRVVTPFPLSVVSGAAYYLVYPERAVMPATLATLVNFLGEEAEQSRARLKNGLSAAANSL; encoded by the coding sequence ATGCAGACATCTCTGCCGTCGCTCGACGTTTTGAAAACTTTTGTGGTGGTGGCCCAGCGCCTTAATTTCACTCATGCCGCCCAAATACTGCACCTGACGCAAGGCGCCGTCAGCCGTCAGATCCTCGGGCTGGAGCAGCATCTGGGCTATCCGCTGTTCAGCCGCCGGGCGCGCGGGCTGACGCTGACCCCGCAGGGCGCCATGTTGCTGGCGCCGGTGCAGCAGGCGTTGGGGCAACTGGGCGAGGCGTTGACGCGGATTGGCGCGCAGCCGGGCACGTTGCGCATCAAGTGCCCGACCTGCGCCATGCGCTGGGTGTTGCCGCGCATTATCCGGTTGCAAAACGAGCGTCCGGAAATGCATATCGAACTGACCGCCTCGGTATCGCACGGATTGGATTTCAGCGCAGAGCATTTCGATGCTGCGGTGGTGTTCGGCCAGCCGCAGGGGAAAAAGCTGGCGGTGCATCACCTGTTCGATGAAATCCTCACGCCGGTCTGCACGCCGTCTTACCTACCCGATTTGGCCCGCCCGCCAACCCCGGCCGATCTGGCGGAGAAAACCCTGCTGCACCCCACGCGCGATCGCCGCGACTGGCTGCTGTGGTTGAAGGCGGCGGGGCTGGAGACGCTGCCTTCCGGCAAGGCGCAGCATTTTGATACTCTGGATCTGGCGATGAGTGCCGCGCTGCAAGGTTTTGGCATCGCCATCGGCGACTTGTGCCTGCTGGAGGAGGATATCCAGGCGCAGCGCGTTGTTACGCCGTTCCCGCTCAGCGTGGTCAGCGGCGCGGCCTACTATTTGGTCTATCCTGAACGGGCTGTGATGCCCGCGACATTAGCCACGCTGGTTAATTTCCTGGGGGAAGAGGCGGAGCAAAGCCGCGCACGGCTGAAGAATGGCTTGTCCGCCGCCGCTAACAGCTTGTAA
- the bglX gene encoding beta-glucosidase BglX, which produces MKWLCVVSLLSGLAISPVFAQESGAAQGINAQQRDAFVSNLMKKMTLEEKIGQLRLISVGPDNPKEAIRDGIGKGQIGAIFNTVTRPDIRAMQDQAMQLSRLKIPLFFAYDVVHGQRTVFPISLGLAASFDLEAIALSGRVSAQEASDDGLNMTFSPMVDITRDPRWGRVSEGFGEDTWLVSKIAKVMVDAYQNGDPSQPGSVMASVKHFALYGATEGGRDYNTVDMSPLRMYQDYLPPYKAAVDAGSGGVMVSLNSINGIPATANPWLLKDLLRSQWGFGGITISDHGAIKELIKHGVAEDARDAVRLAITSGVDMSMSDEYYDQYLPGLVKDGLVSESDIDRACRDVLNTKYDMGLFKDPYNHLGPVGSDPQDTNAESRLHRAEARVVARKTLVLLKNDKQTLPLSKQGTIALVGPMADSQRDVMGSWSAAGVVKQSVTLRQGLEHAVGDKAKILYAKGANITQDKSIIDYLNEYEPAVVFDTRPPQQMIDEAVRAARQADVVVAVVGESQGMAHEASSRADITIPQNQRDLIAALKATGKPLVLVLMNGRPLALSWESQQADAMLETWYSGTEGGNAVADVLFGDYNPSGKLPMTFPRSVGQIPMYYNHLNTGRPFGKENPGKYTSRYFDSPNGPLYPFGYGLSYTTFSLSDLKLSSPTMARNGKLTASVTLKNTGKYDGATVVQLYVQDVTASVSRPVKELRNFKKVMLRAGQSQQVELPITEEDLKFYNASLKWGAEPGKFNVFVGLDSDNVQAQSFTLQ; this is translated from the coding sequence ATGAAATGGCTTTGTGTGGTGAGTTTGCTGTCCGGCCTGGCCATCAGCCCGGTTTTTGCGCAGGAGAGCGGGGCGGCGCAAGGAATTAATGCCCAGCAGCGTGATGCTTTCGTTTCCAACCTGATGAAAAAGATGACGCTGGAAGAAAAAATCGGCCAGCTGCGCTTAATCAGCGTCGGGCCGGATAACCCGAAAGAAGCGATCCGCGACGGCATCGGCAAGGGCCAGATTGGTGCCATCTTCAACACCGTCACCCGGCCGGATATCCGCGCCATGCAGGATCAGGCGATGCAACTCAGCCGCCTGAAAATCCCGTTGTTCTTCGCCTACGACGTGGTGCACGGTCAACGCACCGTCTTCCCGATCAGCCTGGGGCTGGCGGCCAGTTTTGATCTCGAAGCCATCGCGCTCAGTGGCCGGGTATCGGCGCAGGAAGCCAGCGATGACGGCCTGAACATGACCTTCTCGCCGATGGTCGACATCACCCGCGATCCGCGCTGGGGCCGGGTATCGGAAGGCTTCGGCGAAGACACCTGGCTGGTGTCCAAAATTGCCAAAGTGATGGTCGATGCTTACCAGAACGGCGATCCGTCTCAGCCCGGTTCAGTGATGGCCAGCGTTAAACATTTCGCGCTGTATGGTGCCACCGAAGGCGGCCGCGATTACAACACCGTGGATATGAGCCCGCTGAGAATGTATCAGGACTATTTACCGCCGTATAAGGCAGCGGTGGACGCGGGCAGCGGTGGGGTGATGGTATCGCTCAATTCGATCAACGGCATTCCGGCCACCGCCAACCCGTGGCTGCTGAAAGATCTGTTGCGCAGCCAGTGGGGCTTTGGCGGCATTACCATTAGCGATCACGGCGCGATTAAAGAGCTTATCAAGCACGGCGTGGCCGAAGATGCGCGCGATGCGGTGCGGCTGGCGATCACTTCCGGCGTCGACATGAGCATGAGCGACGAATACTACGACCAATACCTGCCGGGACTGGTGAAGGACGGGCTGGTTTCGGAAAGCGATATCGATCGCGCCTGCCGCGATGTGTTGAACACCAAATATGATATGGGCCTGTTCAAAGACCCGTATAACCACCTTGGCCCGGTAGGTTCCGATCCGCAGGACACCAATGCCGAAAGCCGTCTGCACCGCGCAGAAGCGCGCGTAGTGGCGCGCAAGACTCTGGTGTTGCTGAAGAATGACAAGCAGACGCTGCCGTTGAGCAAGCAAGGCACCATTGCGCTGGTTGGGCCGATGGCCGACAGCCAGCGTGACGTGATGGGCAGTTGGTCGGCGGCCGGCGTGGTCAAACAGTCGGTGACCCTTCGCCAGGGGCTGGAGCATGCGGTGGGCGACAAGGCGAAGATCCTCTACGCCAAGGGCGCCAACATTACCCAGGACAAAAGCATTATCGACTATCTGAACGAGTATGAGCCGGCGGTGGTGTTTGATACCCGTCCGCCGCAGCAGATGATTGATGAAGCGGTACGGGCGGCCAGGCAGGCCGATGTCGTGGTCGCGGTCGTGGGTGAGTCGCAGGGCATGGCGCACGAAGCGTCCAGCCGCGCCGACATCACTATTCCGCAAAACCAACGGGATCTGATCGCCGCGCTGAAAGCGACCGGCAAACCGCTGGTGCTGGTGCTGATGAATGGCCGGCCGTTGGCGCTGAGCTGGGAAAGCCAGCAGGCGGATGCGATGCTGGAGACCTGGTACAGCGGCACCGAGGGCGGCAATGCGGTGGCCGACGTGCTGTTCGGCGACTACAACCCGTCGGGCAAGCTGCCGATGACCTTCCCGCGTTCTGTCGGCCAGATCCCGATGTATTACAACCATCTGAATACCGGCCGTCCGTTCGGCAAGGAAAATCCGGGCAAGTACACGTCGCGCTATTTCGACTCGCCTAACGGTCCGTTGTATCCCTTTGGTTATGGCCTGAGTTACACCACCTTCAGCCTGTCGGATCTCAAGCTTTCCAGCCCGACGATGGCGCGCAACGGCAAACTGACCGCCAGCGTCACGCTGAAGAATACCGGCAAATATGACGGCGCCACCGTGGTGCAGCTGTACGTGCAGGACGTGACGGCTTCGGTCAGCCGCCCGGTGAAAGAACTGCGCAACTTCAAAAAGGTGATGCTGCGAGCCGGTCAATCGCAACAGGTGGAGCTGCCGATCACCGAAGAGGATCTAAAGTTTTACAACGCCAGCCTGAAATGGGGCGCGGAGCCGGGCAAGTTCAACGTGTTTGTCGGCCTGGATTCCGACAACGTACAGGCACAGAGCTTTACGTTGCAGTAA
- a CDS encoding GntR family transcriptional regulator: MDEKLALLQPDSADSTPIYLQLAKKIRAAVESGQWRSGDALPSERALMDAFGIARGTARRAFQHLEQDGAINRNRGSGTFIAPRFAPALPLLESFTEMVEPQGFRAQSELIGFLRRGPTAEEMQALQLSDEQDVVELVRLRKAGEIAIALQYSVLPATMLPASGLPEESLYHYLHAIGQPIVRATQRFRGEIADKSVARYLALEVGEPLLLVTRTGFTQDEHPIEYTRSWCLNDYYDFALELKR; this comes from the coding sequence ATGGATGAAAAACTGGCCTTGCTTCAACCGGACTCGGCAGACAGCACGCCGATTTATCTGCAACTGGCAAAAAAAATAAGGGCCGCCGTGGAGTCCGGGCAGTGGCGTTCCGGTGATGCGTTACCTTCAGAAAGAGCGCTGATGGACGCTTTCGGCATTGCGCGGGGGACGGCTCGCCGTGCATTTCAACACCTTGAACAGGATGGCGCCATCAACCGCAATCGTGGTTCCGGTACCTTTATCGCGCCGCGCTTCGCCCCCGCGTTGCCGTTGTTGGAAAGTTTTACCGAGATGGTGGAGCCGCAAGGTTTCAGGGCGCAAAGCGAACTGATTGGCTTTCTGCGGCGCGGACCAACGGCAGAAGAAATGCAGGCGTTACAGCTGAGTGACGAACAGGATGTGGTCGAACTGGTGCGCTTGCGCAAGGCCGGCGAGATCGCCATTGCCTTACAGTATTCGGTGCTTCCCGCCACTATGTTGCCGGCGAGCGGCCTGCCCGAAGAGTCGTTGTATCACTATCTGCACGCCATCGGTCAACCCATTGTGCGTGCGACTCAGCGTTTTCGCGGCGAGATAGCCGATAAATCCGTCGCCCGCTATCTGGCGCTGGAGGTGGGTGAACCGCTGCTGCTGGTGACCCGTACCGGGTTCACCCAAGATGAACACCCCATCGAATACACCCGCAGTTGGTGTTTGAATGACTACTATGATTTTGCGCTGGAATTGAAAAGATAA
- a CDS encoding haloacid dehalogenase-like hydrolase, producing MKRYLDCTATDLANITKDNLLYAIRASEGRILVSESIAVTQPLLNNVTNAELAASQGADMLLLNLFDVNQPRIEGLPAGVPPQEVLRELQRLTGRVIGVNLEAVDPAFASTHNEFWQMTAGRAATAENARKLYELGARMVVLTGNPDNGVSNQAIAAALKQIRDEVGDKLVLVTGKMHGAGIVRESGSQLINERDIALFVENGADIVLLPAPGTIPGMSQEKVAALIAFTQQQGALAMTAIGTSQEGADVQTLRQIALMSKMAGADLHHIGDTGYLGLALPENIFAYSVAIRGVRHTYTRMARSVNR from the coding sequence ATGAAAAGATACCTCGACTGTACCGCCACCGATCTTGCCAACATCACCAAAGACAATTTGCTTTACGCCATTCGCGCCAGTGAAGGGCGGATCCTGGTCAGTGAAAGCATTGCCGTGACGCAGCCGCTGCTCAATAACGTCACCAATGCGGAGCTGGCGGCCAGCCAGGGCGCCGATATGCTGTTGCTGAACCTGTTTGACGTAAACCAGCCGCGCATCGAAGGTTTGCCCGCCGGGGTGCCGCCGCAGGAGGTATTGCGCGAGTTGCAGCGGCTGACCGGGCGGGTTATCGGGGTCAATCTGGAAGCGGTGGATCCGGCGTTCGCCTCTACGCACAATGAATTTTGGCAGATGACGGCGGGCCGCGCCGCCACTGCAGAGAACGCGCGCAAGCTTTATGAGCTCGGCGCCCGCATGGTGGTGCTGACCGGCAATCCCGATAATGGCGTCAGCAACCAGGCTATCGCCGCGGCATTGAAGCAGATTCGCGATGAGGTGGGGGACAAGCTGGTGCTGGTGACCGGTAAAATGCACGGCGCCGGCATTGTGCGTGAAAGCGGCAGCCAGTTGATCAATGAGCGGGACATCGCTCTGTTTGTCGAAAACGGCGCGGACATCGTCCTGCTGCCGGCGCCGGGCACCATTCCCGGCATGTCGCAGGAAAAGGTGGCGGCGTTGATTGCGTTTACCCAGCAACAGGGTGCGTTGGCCATGACGGCTATCGGAACGTCGCAGGAAGGCGCCGACGTACAAACCCTCCGCCAGATTGCCCTGATGAGCAAAATGGCCGGGGCCGATCTGCACCACATTGGCGATACCGGTTATCTGGGGCTGGCGTTGCCGGAAAACATCTTCGCCTACAGCGTGGCGATCCGCGGCGTGCGCCACACCTATACCCGCATGGCTCGCTCGGTTAACCGCTAG
- a CDS encoding division plane positioning ATPase MipZ, with protein MIVLIGSQKGGVGKSTKAVNIAGYLILKQGKTAIIVDADDQKSIMTWYNDRQNVEGLPHIPVVAASGKIKETLLELDRHYDYVIVDTAGRDSAELRSGLLAADLFLSPLRPSQMDLDTIGYLSEMFATAQEYNEKVKGYIVLNMCPTNIFINEANEAAQVLSEYPEFTLVSNRLCDRKIYRDAWGEAITVHEAHNAKAQAEIESLVKEVIL; from the coding sequence ATGATTGTTTTGATTGGCTCGCAAAAAGGTGGCGTAGGGAAATCGACCAAGGCGGTCAATATCGCCGGATATCTGATCCTCAAACAGGGGAAAACCGCCATCATCGTCGATGCTGACGATCAGAAATCAATCATGACCTGGTATAACGATCGCCAGAATGTGGAGGGCCTGCCGCATATCCCGGTAGTCGCCGCCTCGGGAAAAATCAAAGAAACCCTGCTGGAATTGGATCGTCACTACGATTATGTGATTGTCGACACCGCCGGCCGCGACAGCGCCGAACTGCGCTCCGGCCTGCTGGCCGCCGATCTGTTCCTCTCCCCGCTGCGCCCGTCGCAGATGGATCTCGACACCATCGGCTATCTGTCGGAAATGTTCGCCACCGCGCAGGAATATAACGAGAAGGTGAAAGGCTACATCGTGTTGAACATGTGCCCGACCAATATCTTTATTAACGAAGCCAACGAAGCGGCGCAGGTGCTGAGCGAGTATCCGGAATTTACCCTGGTCAGCAACCGCCTGTGCGACCGCAAGATTTACCGCGATGCCTGGGGCGAGGCGATTACCGTACACGAGGCGCACAACGCCAAGGCGCAGGCGGAAATCGAAAGTCTGGTGAAAGAGGTGATCCTGTGA
- the yajD gene encoding HNH nuclease YajD: MAYIPKNYARLETGYREKALKIFPWVCGRCSREFVYSNLRELTVHHIDHDHSNNPEDGSNWEMLCLYCHDHEHSKYTEADQYGSTVIAGEDAQKDVGIATHNPFANLKSMLKK, from the coding sequence ATGGCATATATTCCCAAAAACTACGCAAGGCTGGAGACCGGCTACCGCGAAAAAGCGCTGAAAATTTTCCCGTGGGTCTGTGGGCGCTGCTCGCGTGAATTCGTTTACTCCAACCTGCGCGAACTGACGGTTCACCATATCGATCACGACCACAGCAACAACCCGGAAGATGGCAGCAACTGGGAAATGCTGTGCCTGTACTGCCACGACCACGAACACTCCAAGTACACTGAAGCAGACCAATATGGCTCAACGGTGATCGCCGGTGAAGACGCGCAAAAAGATGTCGGCATTGCGACCCATAATCCGTTCGCCAACCTGAAATCGATGTTGAAAAAGTAA
- a CDS encoding GNAT family N-acetyltransferase — protein MRIERLSAHRQRIGELAALLHQEWRDFSPWSSHEKISQRFEQRCEPQHSGMTLLALSPQQHILGTASLVIYDLADKPERKFWLGEVFTHPQHRGLGIARRLIDQCITHCQQKNIAELYLYTPDQQSLYQKLGWQPLEQRQVSGEEVTVMCRTL, from the coding sequence ATGCGTATCGAACGACTTTCCGCACACCGCCAGCGCATTGGCGAACTGGCTGCTTTGCTGCATCAGGAGTGGCGTGATTTCTCGCCGTGGAGCAGCCACGAGAAAATCAGCCAACGCTTTGAACAACGCTGCGAACCGCAACATTCCGGCATGACGTTGCTGGCGCTGTCACCGCAACAACACATCCTCGGCACGGCCAGCCTGGTCATTTACGATCTGGCGGATAAACCGGAGCGCAAATTCTGGTTGGGCGAAGTCTTCACCCATCCTCAGCACCGCGGTTTGGGCATCGCACGCCGTTTGATCGACCAGTGCATTACCCACTGCCAACAGAAAAATATCGCCGAACTGTATCTCTACACCCCGGACCAACAGTCGCTGTATCAAAAGTTGGGCTGGCAACCGCTGGAACAACGCCAGGTTTCCGGCGAAGAAGTAACGGTGATGTGTCGCACGCTGTAA
- a CDS encoding LysR family transcriptional regulator yields the protein MDHHLLAIRVFNRVVETGGFTRAADSLRMPKATVTKLIQNLEDHLQTKLFQRTTRSVSVTPEGECYYQRTVKWLAELEQMEGCMTESQSAPQGVLRIDAGGSTARQLLVPALPDFIARYPQIQIDLGVGDRLIDLINDSADCVIRSGPLADSSLIARRLFELEWVTCATPAYLARYGTPKHPCDLELGYPLAHYRHALNDRIQPLHFVDQGKEIDIQHRYHVSVNESNALLAAALAGLGIIQTFRFMAQPHLDNGELVSLLHDWQPPSEQMYVVYPSNRHLSAKLRVFIDWAVEAFK from the coding sequence ATGGATCATCATTTACTGGCCATCCGGGTGTTTAATCGCGTGGTGGAAACCGGCGGATTCACCCGCGCCGCAGACTCGCTGCGGATGCCCAAGGCCACCGTCACCAAGCTGATCCAGAACCTGGAAGATCACCTGCAAACCAAGCTGTTCCAGCGTACCACCCGCAGCGTGTCTGTCACTCCTGAGGGCGAGTGTTATTACCAGCGCACGGTAAAGTGGCTGGCGGAACTGGAACAGATGGAAGGCTGCATGACCGAATCCCAGAGCGCGCCGCAGGGCGTGTTGCGCATTGATGCCGGCGGTTCTACGGCGCGCCAGTTGCTGGTGCCGGCACTGCCGGATTTCATCGCACGTTATCCGCAGATTCAGATTGATTTGGGCGTCGGCGATCGCTTGATCGATCTGATCAACGACAGCGCCGACTGCGTGATCCGCAGCGGCCCGCTGGCCGACTCCAGCCTGATTGCCCGCCGCCTGTTCGAGCTGGAATGGGTGACCTGCGCCACGCCAGCCTATCTGGCGCGTTACGGCACGCCGAAGCACCCTTGCGATCTGGAGCTGGGCTATCCGTTGGCGCACTACCGCCATGCGCTGAACGATCGCATCCAGCCGCTGCACTTTGTTGACCAGGGCAAAGAGATCGACATCCAGCACCGCTATCATGTCAGCGTCAACGAGAGCAACGCGCTGCTGGCCGCCGCGCTGGCCGGCCTGGGCATCATCCAGACCTTCCGCTTTATGGCGCAACCGCACCTGGACAACGGCGAGCTGGTCAGCCTGCTGCACGACTGGCAACCGCCATCCGAGCAAATGTACGTGGTGTATCCCTCCAACCGCCATCTCAGCGCCAAGCTGCGGGTGTTCATCGACTGGGCGGTGGAAGCCTTTAAATAG
- a CDS encoding MFS transporter, which yields MLNNKDKPASSPWLAIFSLTVACFVMVTTEFLPIGLLTNIAPSLDVSTGRAGLMVTVPGIVAAIAAPALSLAAGRLDRRLLMLALSLLLVVSNLVSALAVNFPMMLLGRVLLGICVGGFWAFAANYGRHLVPEASQGRATALILSGISVGAVCGVPAGALIGDLFGWRAAFFGSAVLAVGVLLAQLRLLTSVPPTRPVTPRDLLLPLRLPMARIGLIAIVLLFIGHFAAYTYLKPLLQQVFVLSPSAISLQLLAYGAIGLLGTFLGERLAERSLRATFILIAAMLAAILIVSPFLSGIAGATLMVMVWGLAFGAVPVCATNWMFAAVPQAPEAGQALLVCVIQIALASGALLGGEVVDWQGVSSAMLFGGALTLSAALVFGLTLRSGMIGAKQS from the coding sequence ATGCTGAATAATAAAGATAAACCTGCATCATCACCCTGGTTGGCGATCTTCTCGCTGACGGTCGCCTGCTTTGTGATGGTCACCACCGAGTTTCTGCCGATCGGCCTGCTGACCAATATCGCGCCGTCGCTGGACGTCAGCACCGGCAGGGCCGGCCTGATGGTTACCGTGCCCGGCATTGTGGCGGCGATAGCCGCACCGGCGCTGAGCCTCGCGGCCGGCCGGCTCGATCGTCGCCTGCTGATGCTGGCGTTGAGTTTGTTGCTGGTGGTGTCCAATCTGGTTTCGGCGCTGGCGGTTAACTTCCCGATGATGCTGCTGGGCCGCGTGCTGCTGGGTATCTGCGTCGGCGGTTTCTGGGCCTTCGCCGCCAACTACGGCCGCCATCTGGTGCCGGAAGCCAGCCAGGGCCGCGCCACCGCGTTGATCCTGAGCGGTATTTCGGTCGGTGCTGTCTGCGGCGTGCCCGCGGGCGCGTTGATTGGCGACCTGTTCGGCTGGCGCGCCGCTTTCTTTGGCAGCGCAGTGCTGGCGGTAGGTGTGCTGTTGGCGCAGTTGCGCTTACTGACGTCGGTGCCGCCTACCCGGCCGGTCACACCGCGTGATCTGCTGCTGCCGCTGCGTTTGCCGATGGCACGCATCGGGCTGATTGCCATCGTCCTGCTGTTTATCGGCCATTTTGCCGCCTACACCTACCTGAAACCGCTGCTGCAACAGGTGTTTGTCCTCAGCCCGTCGGCGATTTCATTGCAACTTCTGGCCTACGGCGCCATCGGCCTGCTCGGCACCTTCCTCGGTGAACGGCTGGCAGAGCGCAGCCTGCGCGCCACCTTTATCCTGATCGCCGCCATGCTGGCCGCCATCCTGATCGTTTCGCCGTTCCTCAGCGGCATTGCCGGCGCCACGCTGATGGTGATGGTGTGGGGGCTGGCGTTCGGCGCCGTGCCGGTTTGCGCCACCAACTGGATGTTTGCCGCGGTGCCGCAGGCGCCGGAGGCCGGCCAGGCGCTGCTGGTCTGCGTGATCCAGATTGCGCTGGCCTCCGGCGCGCTGCTGGGCGGGGAAGTGGTCGACTGGCAGGGCGTCAGCAGCGCCATGCTGTTCGGCGGCGCCCTCACCCTTTCCGCCGCGCTGGTGTTCGGCTTGACCTTGCGTTCCGGCATGATTGGCGCTAAACAGTCATAA